A DNA window from Enoplosus armatus isolate fEnoArm2 chromosome 9, fEnoArm2.hap1, whole genome shotgun sequence contains the following coding sequences:
- the LOC139290368 gene encoding N-acetylglucosamine-1-phosphodiester alpha-N-acetylglucosaminidase-like, with protein sequence MSGSPGRPRWVYGHMAVVHDPLRTLSVLEAGGPGGCEKSHRVTVEETAVAAGCLYAQNAGFFNTTSDQCLGNVVSDGRMVRDSAGVQNAQFGIRKDGSLVFGYLSQEDVLDQSNPFVQLVSGVVWLLRNGEVYINQSLKAECDKLVDQEVFRNFVDVLSGRTVVGHDAGGNLVLFHVDGRTEQRGMNLWEVAEFLKKNGVINAINLDGGGSSSFVINGTLASYPPDICKPDNRWRCARPVSTILCVHQRRCQPANCSGHGDCVDGRCRCQEGWRGAACDSLVCQPPACGPHGVCTANGCVCAAGWRGKNCSQECVPGYYGDGCRHTCICFNGAFCDHVDGRCTCPPGFHGKFCEQVCPPGFHGLSCAEKCQCDGQCPCDPLTGSCASNSDSRLHRAGQCLAKQMFTLWRQQEEVYRDEPYLTEQTWLIITVTLASLLLIRLVVHLLRASRRWTSVIPTHSFH encoded by the exons ATGTCAGGCAGCCCGGGCAGGCCCCGCTGGGTCTATG GTCACATGGCGGTGGTTCACGACCCGCTGAGGACGCTGTCAGTGTTGGAAGCAGGCGGGCCGGGCGGCTGTGAGAAAAGCCACAGGGTGACCGTGGAGGAGACGGCTGTGGCTGCTGGGTGTCTGTACGCCCAGAACGCCGGCTTCTTCAACACCACCTCTGACCAGTGTCTGGGCAACGTGGTGAGCGACGGCAGGATGGTGAGGGACAGTGCGGGGGTGCAAAACGCCCAGTTTGGCATCAGGAAGGACGGCAGCCTGGTGTTCGG GTATCTGTCACAGGAAGACGTTCTGGACCAGTCCAACCCGTTCGTCCAGCTGGTCAGCGGTGTGGTGTGGCTGCTGAGGAACGGAGAGGTTTACATCAACCAGAGCCTGAAGGCCGAGTGCGACAAGTTAGTGGACCAGG AGGTGTTCCGCAATTTTGTGGACGTGCTGTCAGGGAGGACGGTGGTCGGTCACGACGCAGGCGGCAACCTGGTCCTGTTTCATGTGGATGGACGGACGGAACAAAGAGG TATGAATCTCTGGGAGGTGGCAGAGTTCCTGAAGAAAAACGGGGTGATCAATGCTATCAATCTGGACGGAGGCGGGTCTTCCAGCTTTGTGATCAACGGCACATTGGCCAGCTACCCACCTGACATCTG TAAACCAGACAACAGGTGGCGCTGTGCTCGGCCCGTCTCCACCATCCTGTGTGTTCACCAGCGGCGCTGCCAGCCGGCGAACTGCAGCGGACACGGGGACTGCGTGGACGGACGCTGTCGGTGTCAGGAGGGCTGGCGGGGGGCCGCCTGTGACTCTCTGGTGTGTCAGCCGCCAGCCTGCGGCCCTCATGGAGTCTGCACCGCCA atggatgtgtctgtgctgctggatgGAGAGGAAAGAACTGCAgccaag AGTGCGTGCCAGGTTACTATGGTGACGGCTGCAGACACACCTGCATATGCTTCAATGGAGCTTTCTGTGACCACGTGGACGGACGCTGCACGTGTCCCCCTGGTTTCCACGGCAAATTCTGTGAACAAG tgtgtcctCCTGGTTTCCATGGTCTGTCCTGTGCTGAGAAGTGTCAGTGTGATGGCCAGTGTCCATGTGACCCGCTGACAGGAAGCTGTGCCTCTAACAGCGACAGCAGATTGCACAGAG CAGGTCAATGTTTGGCTAAACAGATGTTTACATTATGGAGACAACAGGAAGAGGTTTACAGAGACGAACCTTATCTAACAGA acaaaCATGGCTGATAATCACCGTCACACtggcctctctgctgctgatcCGACTGGTGGTTCACCTCCTGCGGGCCAGTCGGAGATGGACTTCGGTTATTCCCACACACTCGTTCCACTGA
- the ndufaf6 gene encoding NADH dehydrogenase (ubiquinone) complex I, assembly factor 6 isoform X1 — MAAGVSAKHGLLSSKISLYHALHRISPNSVFIRSVRAATSATADSQLNEKYCLDLVRSRDYDGFVSSLLLPEEVRRSSLALRAFNVELAQVKDSISQKTIGLMRMQFWKTAIEEIYRDEPPNQPVSAELWRAVRKHYLTKRWLLRIITEREKDLEDRAYRNLQELEAYSENTQSSLIYLLLECLGLKDIHADHAASHIGKAQGIVTCLRATPYHSSRRRVYLPMDICMLHGASQEDFIRGSREQNVRDVAYDIASQAHVHLQHARSFSKNVPAAATPAFLQTVVLEDYLQRVRRADFDVFNPSLQNRNPLLPFQLYLRSWKKTY, encoded by the exons ATGGCAGCTGGAGTCAGTGCTAAACATGGATTATTAAGCAGTAAAATCTCGCTGTATCACGCTCTTCACAGAATATCACCCAACAGTGTGTTTATACGGAGTGTGCGAGCGGCAACCAGCGCGACAGCAGACTCCCAGCTCAATGAAAAGTACTGTCTGGATCTGGTCAG gtccAGAGACTATGACGGCTTcgtgtcctccctcctcctcccagagGAGGTGCGGCGCTCCTCTTTGGCTCTGAGAGCCTTTAATGTGGAACTGGCACAG GTTAAGGACTCCATTTCCCAGAAGACCATTGGTTTGATGCGAATGCAATTCTGGAAGACGGCCATAGAAGAAATCTATAGAGACGAGCCTCCGAACCAGCCAGTCAGCGCCGAGCTGTGGAGG GCGGTGAGGAAACATTACCTGACGAAGAGATGGCTGCTGAGGATCATAACAGAGAGA GAAAAGGATCTGGAAGACAGAGCCTACAGAAacctgcaggagctggaggcgTATTCAGAGAACACACAGTCCTCCTTGATTTACCTGCTGCTGGAGTGTTTAG GATTGAAAGACATCCATGCAGACCACGCGGCGAGTCACATCGGTAAAGCTCAGGGGATCGTGACGTGTCTGAGAGCGACTCCTTATCACAGCAGCCGGCGGAGAGTCTACCTGCCTATGGACATCTGCATGCTG cacGGAGCTTCTCAGGAGGACTTCATCCGCGGCAGCCGGGAGCAAAACGTCCGGGATGTCGCGTACGACATCGCCAGTCAGGCTCACGTACATCTACAACAC gcGCGATCATTTAGCAAAAACGTCCCAGCAGCCGCCACTCCGGCTTTCCTCCAGACG GTGGTGTTGGAGGACTACCTGCAGAGAGTGAGGAGGGCAGATTTCGATGTTTTTAACCCCAGTCTGCAGAACAgaaaccccctcctccccttccagcTGTACCTCCGCTCCTGGAAGAAGACCTACTGA
- the ndufaf6 gene encoding NADH dehydrogenase (ubiquinone) complex I, assembly factor 6 isoform X2: MWNWHRQVKDSISQKTIGLMRMQFWKTAIEEIYRDEPPNQPVSAELWRAVRKHYLTKRWLLRIITEREKDLEDRAYRNLQELEAYSENTQSSLIYLLLECLGLKDIHADHAASHIGKAQGIVTCLRATPYHSSRRRVYLPMDICMLHGASQEDFIRGSREQNVRDVAYDIASQAHVHLQHARSFSKNVPAAATPAFLQTVVLEDYLQRVRRADFDVFNPSLQNRNPLLPFQLYLRSWKKTY, encoded by the exons ATGTGGAACTGGCACAGGCAG GTTAAGGACTCCATTTCCCAGAAGACCATTGGTTTGATGCGAATGCAATTCTGGAAGACGGCCATAGAAGAAATCTATAGAGACGAGCCTCCGAACCAGCCAGTCAGCGCCGAGCTGTGGAGG GCGGTGAGGAAACATTACCTGACGAAGAGATGGCTGCTGAGGATCATAACAGAGAGA GAAAAGGATCTGGAAGACAGAGCCTACAGAAacctgcaggagctggaggcgTATTCAGAGAACACACAGTCCTCCTTGATTTACCTGCTGCTGGAGTGTTTAG GATTGAAAGACATCCATGCAGACCACGCGGCGAGTCACATCGGTAAAGCTCAGGGGATCGTGACGTGTCTGAGAGCGACTCCTTATCACAGCAGCCGGCGGAGAGTCTACCTGCCTATGGACATCTGCATGCTG cacGGAGCTTCTCAGGAGGACTTCATCCGCGGCAGCCGGGAGCAAAACGTCCGGGATGTCGCGTACGACATCGCCAGTCAGGCTCACGTACATCTACAACAC gcGCGATCATTTAGCAAAAACGTCCCAGCAGCCGCCACTCCGGCTTTCCTCCAGACG GTGGTGTTGGAGGACTACCTGCAGAGAGTGAGGAGGGCAGATTTCGATGTTTTTAACCCCAGTCTGCAGAACAgaaaccccctcctccccttccagcTGTACCTCCGCTCCTGGAAGAAGACCTACTGA